A single window of Streptomyces aquilus DNA harbors:
- a CDS encoding helix-turn-helix transcriptional regulator, with product MDADAELDRGRQACRRQAWAEAYTLLGKADAVRPLDAADVEALAEAADMLGRCDDAVALLRRAFTAHAGNGDVGAALRCAYWLCKGLAWGGELAQSGAWLARAQRLAAAAPDCPSRGYLTMLEAELHFRAGEPAEMLTLARHLAATVPPDADPDLLAGTAMTLGLALVSNGEVAAGLAQLDEAMVVVADGTPSARSIGMTYCVVIGTCQELQELRRAQEWAKALARWCAAQPDFSGAYRGLCRVHRAALLQLGGAWPEADREARLACAQLTAGYGESAAGCAFYQLAELHRLRGEHAEAEQAYRDTLRHGWDTQPGLALLRLAQDRPAPAAAAIRRALAETTDPLRRARLLPAAVEILLAEREGEASEEALRAADELAALADAQGIAALRLMACQARGAVLLARGAAGEALGVLREAGRGWRELDVPYEAARVGVLVALACRALGDEDCAALELDAAGQAFARLGALPDLRRVEGLRSGRQRSVLSPRELDVVRLIAQGRTNHAIAAELVLSEKTVARHISNIFAKLDLGSRTAVAAYAFEHGLVRSPGV from the coding sequence ATGGACGCGGACGCGGAGCTCGACCGGGGACGCCAGGCCTGCCGGCGGCAGGCCTGGGCGGAGGCGTACACGCTGCTGGGCAAGGCCGATGCGGTACGGCCGCTCGACGCCGCCGACGTCGAGGCGCTCGCCGAGGCCGCCGACATGCTCGGGCGGTGCGACGACGCGGTCGCCCTGCTGCGCCGGGCCTTCACGGCACACGCGGGCAACGGCGACGTCGGGGCGGCGCTGCGGTGCGCGTACTGGCTGTGCAAGGGGCTCGCCTGGGGCGGGGAACTGGCCCAGTCCGGTGCCTGGCTGGCCCGCGCCCAGCGGCTCGCGGCCGCCGCACCCGACTGCCCGAGCCGCGGCTATCTGACGATGCTCGAAGCCGAACTGCACTTCCGCGCGGGCGAACCCGCCGAGATGCTCACGCTCGCCCGGCACCTCGCCGCGACCGTCCCGCCCGACGCCGACCCCGACCTCCTCGCCGGTACGGCGATGACGCTCGGCCTCGCCCTGGTGAGCAACGGCGAGGTCGCGGCCGGGCTCGCCCAGCTCGACGAGGCGATGGTCGTCGTCGCCGACGGCACGCCCTCGGCGCGGTCCATCGGCATGACGTACTGCGTGGTCATCGGCACCTGCCAGGAGCTCCAGGAACTGCGCCGCGCCCAGGAGTGGGCGAAGGCGCTCGCCCGGTGGTGCGCGGCCCAGCCCGACTTCAGCGGCGCCTACCGGGGGCTGTGCCGGGTGCACCGGGCCGCCCTCCTCCAGCTCGGCGGGGCCTGGCCGGAGGCGGACCGCGAGGCACGGCTGGCCTGCGCCCAGCTCACCGCGGGCTACGGCGAGAGCGCCGCGGGCTGCGCCTTCTACCAACTGGCCGAACTCCACCGCCTGCGCGGCGAGCACGCCGAGGCCGAACAGGCCTACCGCGACACCCTGCGCCACGGCTGGGACACCCAGCCCGGCCTCGCCCTCCTCCGCCTGGCCCAGGACCGCCCCGCCCCGGCAGCGGCGGCGATCCGCCGGGCCCTGGCGGAGACGACGGACCCACTGCGCCGGGCCCGGCTGCTGCCGGCGGCGGTGGAGATCCTGCTGGCGGAGCGGGAGGGCGAGGCTTCCGAGGAGGCCCTCCGCGCCGCCGATGAGCTGGCCGCCCTCGCCGATGCCCAGGGCATCGCCGCACTGCGGCTCATGGCCTGCCAGGCCCGCGGTGCCGTGCTGCTCGCGCGGGGAGCCGCGGGGGAGGCGCTCGGGGTGTTGCGGGAGGCCGGGCGGGGATGGCGGGAGCTGGACGTGCCCTACGAGGCCGCCCGGGTCGGGGTGCTCGTCGCGCTGGCCTGCCGGGCGCTCGGCGACGAGGACTGCGCCGCGCTGGAGCTGGACGCGGCGGGGCAGGCCTTCGCGCGGCTCGGGGCGCTGCCGGACCTGCGGCGGGTCGAGGGGCTCCGGAGCGGGCGGCAGCGGTCGGTGCTCTCGCCCCGGGAACTCGACGTCGTACGGCTCATCGCCCAGGGCCGCACCAACCACGCCATCGCCGCCGAACTCGTCCTCAGCGAGAAGACCGTCGCCCGGCACATCAGCAACATCTTCGCCAAGCTCGACCTCGGCTCCCGTACCGCCGTCGCCGCGTACGCCTTCGAGCACGGGCTGGTCCGCTCCCCGGGTGTGTAG
- a CDS encoding flavin-containing monooxygenase — protein MNTELTEHIETVVVGGGQAGLATGYHLARAGRPFVILEAGERVGDSWRGRWDSLRLFSPARFDGLPGLPYPGPAWAFPTRDEFADYLQAYAGWAELPVRTGIRVRRLSYDGTRYVVETDGGVRYVAENVVVAAGYDRLPKMPSYADQLGPDVRQLHAVDYRGPGQLQDGPVLIVGAGNSGADIAVELAASHRVLLSGPHPGQIPWRIERPAARVLTPVLFFVFRNVLTIRTPMGRKLRPKVLAHSAPLIRVKAADLKAAGVERVDRVVGVRDGLPELADGRRAEVANVVWCTGFRPDVSWIDLPVFDADGEPAQRRGVVASHPGLYFVGRLFQYAMASSMIQGVGRDAGHVARHIGARQPAAPTAVAADAVRLGGGRNGA, from the coding sequence ATGAACACCGAACTCACCGAACACATCGAGACCGTGGTCGTCGGCGGCGGTCAGGCCGGGCTCGCCACGGGGTACCACCTGGCCCGCGCCGGACGGCCCTTCGTGATCCTGGAGGCGGGGGAGCGCGTCGGCGACAGCTGGCGCGGGCGCTGGGACTCGCTGCGGCTGTTCAGCCCGGCGAGGTTCGACGGCCTGCCCGGACTGCCCTACCCGGGCCCCGCCTGGGCGTTCCCCACGCGGGACGAATTCGCCGACTACCTCCAGGCCTACGCGGGATGGGCGGAACTTCCGGTGCGGACGGGCATCCGCGTGCGGCGGCTGTCGTACGACGGCACGCGGTACGTCGTCGAGACGGACGGCGGTGTGCGGTACGTGGCCGAGAACGTGGTCGTCGCCGCCGGGTACGACCGGCTGCCGAAGATGCCGTCGTACGCCGATCAACTCGGCCCGGACGTCAGGCAGTTGCATGCCGTCGACTATCGCGGCCCCGGGCAGTTGCAGGACGGTCCCGTCCTGATCGTCGGGGCGGGCAACTCGGGCGCGGACATCGCCGTCGAGCTGGCCGCGAGCCACCGTGTCCTGCTGTCCGGGCCGCACCCCGGGCAGATCCCGTGGCGGATCGAGCGGCCGGCCGCGCGGGTGCTGACGCCGGTGCTGTTCTTCGTCTTCCGGAACGTCCTGACGATCCGCACCCCGATGGGCCGCAAGCTGCGGCCGAAGGTGCTCGCGCACAGCGCCCCGCTGATCCGGGTGAAGGCCGCCGATCTGAAGGCGGCGGGCGTCGAGCGGGTGGACCGGGTCGTCGGGGTGCGCGACGGGCTGCCGGAGCTCGCCGACGGGCGGCGGGCGGAGGTGGCGAACGTGGTGTGGTGCACGGGCTTCCGGCCGGACGTCTCCTGGATCGACCTGCCGGTCTTCGACGCGGACGGCGAACCGGCGCAGCGGCGCGGCGTGGTCGCCTCGCACCCCGGGCTGTACTTCGTGGGGCGGCTGTTCCAGTACGCGATGGCCTCGTCGATGATCCAGGGCGTGGGCCGGGACGCCGGGCACGTCGCCCGGCACATCGGCGCCCGGCAGCCGGCCGCGCCCACGGCCGTCGCGGCGGACGCCGTCCGCCTCGGGGGAGGCAGGAACGGGGCGTGA
- a CDS encoding tetratricopeptide repeat protein, which yields MSDDALTPREQLRTARLRYADSAAELGTLLRLRGELAEAERLLRQAVEIYEAERTTTEELA from the coding sequence GTGTCCGACGACGCGCTCACCCCCCGCGAACAGCTGCGAACGGCCCGGCTGAGGTACGCCGACAGCGCCGCCGAGCTGGGCACCCTGCTGCGGCTGCGCGGTGAACTCGCCGAGGCCGAGCGGCTGTTGCGGCAGGCCGTGGAGATCTACGAGGCCGAGCGCACCACGACCGAGGAGCTGGCATGA
- a CDS encoding bifunctional glycosyltransferase 87/phosphatase PAP2 family protein, with the protein MRVARFLLWVVAAILAVRQVAVVLSTPSGERLTDLETWVGPDGVLHVKGSLYDSTEFTGTPFGGLVLKPLTKAAEQALGWGWTFGTLLLVVALGLVVARALPQPVNRRTSFFAAPVAISLLMLSLPVRNTLYLGQTSIMPVLLVLAGCFVARGQRTSGLLIGLAAALQPTVLLFAGLLWFTGRRRAALTTGATFAASTALAWAALPHDSYTYWVHHMAGAGLGGDADDLANQSLHGALLRAGFEGPVEVGLFLALGAAVAALALRRAVRYARDGQLLLAVAVTGCAAILVAPMAWQHQLLWVLLAVVGRVGKKASDRYVWPVAVVLVMTLPAKMILPNMASLYPLRDNVVLLAALAAATVVPFLSRTSPYYRTPIPTEYAEPVPARFRRVPLLPFLKRVLTRPNLLLELLLIRVTYAAYQKVRLAATGGTNSEGRARAEEHGQQILDIERWLHIDIEHWANHAVVKVDWLRNFFDFYYTSFHFVVPLTVLGVLYWRRPVDYRWARASLGFATLLALVGFWLYPLAPPRLMPDLGVIDTVHGVQDFSKPDYGTLTALTNQYAAMPSLHFGWSLWCGVVIAIVAPKWWLKPLGLLHPFFTVTAIVATGNHWVLDAVGGAVVVSAGFGLSYLFQGPRARTVKEAAASERPVLVRAPGSG; encoded by the coding sequence ATGCGCGTGGCCAGATTCCTGCTGTGGGTGGTCGCCGCGATACTCGCCGTCCGGCAGGTGGCCGTCGTCCTCAGCACCCCCAGCGGAGAGCGGCTGACCGACCTGGAGACGTGGGTCGGACCCGACGGCGTCCTCCATGTGAAGGGGTCGCTGTACGACTCGACGGAGTTCACCGGCACGCCCTTCGGCGGGCTCGTCCTGAAGCCGCTCACCAAGGCGGCCGAACAGGCGCTCGGCTGGGGCTGGACCTTCGGGACGCTGCTTCTGGTCGTCGCACTCGGCCTTGTCGTCGCGCGGGCGCTGCCTCAGCCGGTGAACAGACGTACGTCCTTCTTCGCCGCGCCGGTCGCGATCAGCCTGCTGATGCTGTCGCTGCCGGTCCGCAACACGCTGTATCTCGGGCAGACCAGCATCATGCCGGTGCTGCTGGTGCTGGCCGGCTGCTTCGTCGCGCGCGGACAGCGCACGAGCGGCCTGCTGATCGGCCTGGCCGCGGCGCTCCAGCCGACGGTGCTGCTGTTCGCCGGGCTGCTGTGGTTCACCGGGCGGCGCCGGGCCGCGCTCACCACCGGGGCCACGTTCGCGGCGAGCACGGCCCTGGCGTGGGCGGCGCTGCCGCACGACTCGTACACCTACTGGGTCCACCACATGGCCGGGGCCGGTCTCGGCGGCGACGCGGACGACCTCGCCAACCAGTCGCTGCACGGGGCGCTGCTGCGGGCCGGGTTCGAGGGGCCGGTCGAGGTCGGGCTGTTCCTCGCGCTCGGCGCGGCCGTGGCCGCGCTCGCCCTGCGGCGGGCCGTGCGCTACGCCCGCGACGGACAGCTGCTGCTCGCCGTGGCGGTCACCGGCTGCGCGGCGATCCTGGTGGCGCCGATGGCCTGGCAGCACCAGCTGCTGTGGGTGCTGCTCGCGGTCGTCGGACGGGTCGGCAAGAAGGCCTCGGACCGGTATGTGTGGCCGGTCGCGGTGGTGCTGGTGATGACGCTGCCCGCGAAGATGATCCTGCCGAACATGGCCTCGCTCTATCCGCTGCGCGACAACGTCGTCCTGCTGGCCGCGCTGGCCGCGGCGACCGTCGTGCCGTTCCTGTCCCGGACCTCGCCGTACTACCGGACGCCGATCCCGACGGAGTACGCCGAGCCGGTCCCGGCCCGCTTCCGGCGGGTGCCGCTGCTGCCGTTCCTGAAGCGGGTGCTGACCAGGCCCAACCTGCTGTTGGAGTTGCTGCTTATTCGTGTCACCTACGCCGCGTACCAGAAGGTGCGGCTCGCGGCGACGGGCGGCACCAACTCCGAGGGCCGGGCCCGGGCCGAGGAGCACGGGCAGCAGATCCTGGACATCGAGCGCTGGCTGCACATCGACATCGAGCACTGGGCGAACCACGCGGTCGTCAAGGTCGACTGGCTGCGGAACTTCTTCGACTTCTACTACACGTCCTTCCACTTCGTCGTCCCGCTGACGGTCCTCGGCGTCCTCTACTGGCGGCGCCCCGTCGACTACCGCTGGGCCCGCGCCTCCCTCGGCTTCGCCACCCTCCTCGCCCTGGTCGGCTTCTGGCTCTACCCGCTCGCCCCGCCCCGCCTGATGCCGGACCTGGGCGTCATCGACACGGTCCACGGCGTCCAGGACTTCTCCAAGCCGGACTACGGCACCCTGACCGCCCTGACCAACCAGTACGCGGCGATGCCCTCGCTGCACTTCGGCTGGTCGCTGTGGTGCGGGGTGGTCATCGCGATCGTCGCGCCGAAGTGGTGGTTGAAGCCGCTGGGGCTGCTGCATCCGTTCTTCACGGTGACGGCGATCGTCGCCACCGGTAACCACTGGGTGCTGGACGCGGTCGGTGGCGCGGTGGTGGTGAGCGCCGGCTTCGGGCTGTCGTACCTCTTCCAGGGGCCGCGGGCGCGGACGGTGAAGGAAGCGGCGGCGAGTGAGCGGCCAGTGCTGGTGCGCGCTCCCGGGAGCGGGTGA
- a CDS encoding DUF2330 domain-containing protein: MLDFLRGRARRRLLTVVLALWATQLGSLVAPAYACGCGALVPDPARRVAVAREVSVVRWDGRRERIVMRLTVDGDSDRAAWIMPVPHRADVTLGNPAVFDQLDAATAPVHRTRSHFWPQDGDWPLVSGGGRDAGAPPPGVGRAPGVGVVDRQKLGPFDVARLTATDPDALGDWLADHGFSLPPRLSGALQPYVARRWEYVAIRLAPDTTGTPLQGTLDPLSLSFAADEPVYPMRLSRLARTPQSLGLYVLAAHRMEPASAIGGSRPRVTFAGRITPPRNSPLAELTAGTPFLTAIGQEFPAPSLIDGDHTLRRTAADTPFQQVVYEDRLRTVAGVPAWLLTVAATLAALTAAVALFAVRRTRRATDGPAGGLALPTTSTHFYE, from the coding sequence ATGCTCGATTTCCTGAGAGGCCGGGCGCGCCGTCGCCTGCTCACGGTCGTCCTGGCCTTATGGGCCACCCAGCTGGGTTCCCTGGTCGCCCCCGCGTACGCCTGCGGCTGCGGCGCCCTGGTCCCGGACCCCGCCCGGCGGGTCGCCGTGGCGCGCGAGGTGTCGGTGGTGCGCTGGGACGGCCGCCGGGAGCGGATCGTGATGCGGCTGACGGTCGACGGGGACAGCGACCGGGCGGCCTGGATCATGCCGGTCCCGCACCGCGCGGACGTGACGCTCGGCAACCCGGCCGTCTTCGACCAGCTGGACGCGGCGACCGCGCCGGTGCACCGCACCCGCTCCCACTTCTGGCCGCAGGACGGCGACTGGCCGCTGGTCTCCGGCGGCGGCCGGGACGCGGGCGCACCCCCGCCCGGCGTGGGCAGGGCGCCCGGTGTGGGCGTGGTGGACCGCCAGAAGCTGGGCCCCTTCGACGTGGCCCGTCTGACCGCCACCGACCCGGACGCCCTCGGCGACTGGCTGGCCGACCACGGCTTCAGCCTCCCGCCCCGCCTCAGCGGCGCCCTCCAGCCGTACGTGGCGCGCCGCTGGGAGTACGTCGCGATCCGGCTGGCCCCGGACACCACCGGCACCCCCCTCCAGGGCACCCTGGACCCGCTGAGCCTGTCCTTCGCCGCCGACGAGCCGGTCTACCCGATGCGGCTGTCCCGCCTCGCCCGCACCCCCCAGTCGCTGGGCCTGTACGTCCTGGCCGCCCACCGCATGGAACCGGCCTCCGCGATCGGCGGCTCCCGCCCCCGCGTCACCTTCGCCGGCCGGATCACTCCCCCGCGCAACAGCCCCTTGGCCGAGCTGACCGCGGGCACTCCGTTCCTGACGGCGATCGGCCAGGAGTTCCCGGCCCCGTCCCTGATCGACGGCGACCACACCCTGCGCCGCACCGCCGCGGACACCCCGTTCCAGCAGGTCGTCTACGAGGACCGGCTCCGCACGGTGGCCGGCGTCCCGGCCTGGCTGCTGACGGTCGCGGCCACCCTGGCCGCGCTCACGGCGGCGGTGGCCCTGTTCGCCGTACGCCGCACCCGCCGCGCAACCGATGGGCCCGCGGGCGGGTTAGCGCTACCGACTACTTCTACGCATTTCTACGAATGA